In the Manis javanica isolate MJ-LG chromosome 14, MJ_LKY, whole genome shotgun sequence genome, one interval contains:
- the LOC108398229 gene encoding uncharacterized protein, which produces MAQGSWQGEPQVSGRCRCAVMQGHPGGHDHGDGCLTATERVRGSWDSVDQAPRPGWQPRSAAAPTASRLWRPGAKGAAGQELGGGGGGGLGTGRGRGGAGRPGRGAWAVATEGGSIPGGRPAPRHVWRFLRDPTWRFLPARGPYKALPSRAPGRRPAGCCGREPAAGDPPPRRGRPAALGTRGPGAPAPALLPLLLGIARWPRVPPAPCCASVLPAFPQTGSSPGVPVHADLAQLLLTPYATRRLAGRTVFPPPPAGLPCADHSVRVLRLRCRLTHLCIPVPRSEPASPHRPSLQRLQGLKPGPATWLPCSVPRDEQRSERERPDFSGAYPAAALETRSSALPEATAIRVQSFRWTSLNCSASVRQGKQSSELETKSGICQDKPSLARGSNHLHGATSDLAKKDN; this is translated from the exons ATGGCACAAGGCAGCTGGCAAGGGGAGCCTCAAGTTTCAGGACGCTGCCGCTGCGCTGTCATGCAGGGCCACCCAGGAGGCCACGACCACGGAGATGGATGCCTCACG GCCACAGAGAGAGTGCGTGGGAGCTGGGACTCCGTGGACCAGGCGCCCAGGCCGGGCTGGCAGCCCCGCAGCGCGGCCGCCCCCACAGCCTCACGGCTCTGGCGCCCGGGAGCGAAGGGCGCGgcagggcaggagctggggggtgggggaggcggtGGGCTGGGGACGGGCCGCGGCCGCGGAGGGGCCGGGAGGCCCGGGCGGGGGGCGTGGGCGGTGGCGACGGAAGGCGGCTCTATCCCGGGCGGGCGGCCCGCCCCTCGCCATGTATGGCGCTTCCTCCGGGACCCTACATGGCGCTTCCTCCCTGCCCGAGGCCCATACAAGGCGCTTCCTTCCCGCGCGCCTGGCAGACGGCCCGCGGGCTGCTGTGGGCGGGAGCCGGCGGCCGGGGACCCGCCGCCAAGGAGGGGGCGGCCGGCGGCCCTGGGAACGCGCGGCCCGGGCGCTCCTGCCCCGGCCTTACTGCCTCTCCTCCTGGGTATCGCGCGTTGGCCTCGGGTACCTCCCGCCCCCTGCTGTGCCTCggtccttcctgcctttcctcaAACTGGCTCCTCTCCCGGAGTACCCGTCCACGCCGATCTGGCACAACTGCTACTCACCCCTTACGCGACCAGACGTCTGGCCGGCCGGACagtcttcccacccccacccgcaGGCCTGCCGTGCGCCGACCACAGCGTTCGTGTATTGAGACTGCGGTGCCGTCTTAcccatctttgcattcctgtgCCTCGCTCG GAACCAGCAAGCCCCCACAGGCCCTCTCTGCAGCGCCTCCAGGGACTTAAACCTGGTCCAGCCACGTGGTTACCCTGCTCTGTGCCAAGAGATGAACaaaggtcagagagagagagaccagacTTCAGCGGAGCCTACCCGGCAGCAGCTCTGGAAACCCGCTCCTCAGCTCTTCCAGAGGCAACTGCCATCAGGGTGCAGTCCTTCCGTTGGACCAGTCTTAATTGTTCTGCCTCAGTGAGGCAGGGAAAGCAAAGCTCAGAGCTTGAAACCAAGTCTGGAATATGCCAG GACAAGCCTTCTTTGGCCAGGGGCAGCAACCATCTTCACGGGGCAACAAGTGATCTTGCCAAAAAGGACAACTAA
- the EGR1 gene encoding early growth response protein 1, with protein MAAAKAEMQLMSPLQISDPFGSFPHSPTMDNYPKLEEMMLLSNGAPQFLGATGASEGGGGTSSNGGGGGGGGGGSHGSGAFNSQGEAGEQPYEHLTAESFPDISLNNEKVLVETSYPSQTTRLPPITYTGRFSLEPAPNSGNTLWPEPLFSLVSGLVSMTNPPATSSSAPSPAASAASSASQSPPLSCAVQSNESSPIYSAAPTFPTPNTDIFPEPQSQAFPGSAGTALQYPPPAYPAAKSGFQVPMIPDYLFPQQQGDLGLGTADQKPFQGLESRAQQPSLTPLSTIKAFATQSGSQDLKALNTTYQSQLIKPSRMRKYPNRPSKTPPHERPYACPVESCDRRFSRSDELTRHIRIHTGQKPFQCRICMRNFSRSDHLTTHIRTHTGEKPFACDICGRKFARSDERKRHTKIHLRQKDKKADKAVVASPTTSSLPSYPSPVATSYPSPATTSYPSPVPTSYSSPGSSTYPSPVHSGFPSPSVAATYSSVPPAFPAQVSSFPSSAVPNSFSASTGLSDMSTTFSPRTIEIC; from the exons ATGGCCGCAGCCAAGGCCGAGATGCAGCtgatgtccccgctgcagatctCCGACCCCTTCGGTTCCTTTCCTCACTCGCCCACCATGGACAACTACCCCAAACTGGAGGAGATGATGCTGCTGAGCAACGGGGCTCCCCAGTTCCTCGGTGCCACCGGAGCCTCGGAGGGCGGCGGCGGTACCAGCAGCAACGGCGGGggcggtggaggtggaggaggcggCAGCCACGGCAGCGGCGCCTTCAACTCTCAGGGGGAGGCGGGCGAGCAGCCCTACGAGCATCTGACCGCAG AGTCTTTTCCTGACATCTCTCTGAATAACGAGAAGGTTCTGGTGGAGACGAGTTACCCCAGCCAAACCACTCGGCTGCCCCCCATCACCTACACGGGCCGCTTCTCTCTGGAGCCTGCACCCAACAGTGGCAACACCTTGTGGCCTGAGCCTCTCTTCAGCCTGGTCAGCGGCCTTGTGAGCATGACCAACCCACCTGCCACCTCGTCCTCAGCACCGTCTCCAGCGGCCTCCGCcgcctcctctgcctcccagagCCCACCCCTGAGCTGCGCGGTGCAGTCCAACGAGAGCAGCCCCATATACTCCGCAGCACCCACCTTCCCCACACCCAACACCGACATCTTCCCGGAGCCCCAAAGCCAGGCGTTTCCCGGCTCAGCAGGCACCGCGCTCCAGTACCCGCCTCCTGCCTACCCTGCTGCCAAGAGTGGCTTCCAAGTCCCCATGATCCCTGACTACCTGTTTCCCCAGCAGCAGGGGGACCTGGGCCTGGGCACTGCAGACCAGAAGCCCTTCCAGGGCTTGGAGAGCCGTGCCCAGCAGCCTTCCCTCACACCGCTCTCTACCATCAAGGCCTTTGCCACACAGTCAGGCTCCCAGGACCTGAAGGCCCTCAACACCACCTACCAGTCCCAGCTCATCAAACCCAGCCGCATGCGCAAGTACCCCAACCGGCCCAGCAAGACGCCGCCCCACGAGCGCCCCTACGCCTGCCCCGTGGAGTCCTGTGACCGACGCTTCTCCCGCTCCGATGAACTCACCCGCCACATCCGCATCCACACGGGCCAGAAGCCCTTCCAGTGTCGCATCTGCATGCGCAACTTCAGCCGCAGTGACCATCTCACCACCCACATCCGCACGCACACCGGCGAGAAGCCCTTCGCCTGCGACATCTGCGGGAGAAAGTTTGCCAGGAGCGACGAGCGCAAGAGGCACACCAAGATTCACTTGCGGCAGAAGGACAAAAAAGCGGACAAAGCTGTGGTGGCCTCTCCCACCACCtcgtccctcccttcctacccatccccGGTGGCCACCTCGTACCCGTCCCCAGCCACCACCTCGTACCCGTCCCCTGTGCCCACCTCCTACTCCTCTCCTGGCTCCTCGACCTACCCGTCCCCTGTGCACAGCGGCTTCCCCTCGCCCTCGGTGGCCGCCACGTACTCCTCGGTCCCCCCTGCCTTCCCAGCGCAGGTCAGCAGCTTCCCTTCCTCAGCTGTCCCCAACTCCTTCAGCGCCTCCACAGGGCTCTCGGACATGTCGACCACCTTTTCTCCCAGGACGATTGAAATTTGctaa